One Citrus sinensis cultivar Valencia sweet orange chromosome 5, DVS_A1.0, whole genome shotgun sequence genomic window, TTATTGCAGTCCCGAGATCCCACTCTTCCAGTTCTTCCATAATATAAAACGTAAGCTTTTTCAATTTGGCAAAGGCAATAACTGAGGAGCCATCCATATCACTTTCTACTCCCAAAAATTCATTACCCACTCTTTTCACGCTTTTCATTCCTGCAATATAAAGAGATTCAAGGGATGGCAATTTTCCCAAAGGAGGCAAATGCTCACAATTTCTCCACTCGTGGAGACCTAAAAACCTTAAATTGGTTAATGACATGATCCAATTTTTGGGAACAACATTCCTCTTCCccctatatttatttatccatAATTCCTTTAAATTAGGAGGTGGTCCTAAGGCCTCAAGAAGTCGTTCATCTTCATCCTCCTCATTCTCCCTCCTCCCAGCTTGATCAAAATGAAGTTTCAACTCaaagagatttttctttttctcaagttcagCCCTTCGAGCCTCATCCACATCTGACACATCACCCAGCCCACGTATCCTGCAGTCTCGAAGGAGGTTAAGCTTTTTAAGAGACCCAAGGCTACATGCTCTGCCATATCCTCCACCCACAACAAACTCTTTCACTCTTCGAAGCCTGATTAATTTCCCAATCCCTACAGGCAAGTACCTTAAAGATACAGTACACTCATTGTCTAAATACATCAGCTTTCTTAACCTCCCAATCCCTTGAGGTAATTCTCTAAGTTTTACACAACAATTAACATTTAAATGTTCTAAATTATACAACTCACACAACGTCTCGGGTAATCTTTCTATCTCCATTTGATTGGCCAAATTAAGGTATTtcaaatgtaataatttttctatatttgttGGAACTTCTTTGATGAAATCCTCAGGCAACCTCTCATTATGCACCTCTAATTTTAATGCCCTCAAACAagttaatttatcaaataattgaggtAGGATTACGCTAGAATGTTTAGTACTTTCAAGTAAGAGGCTACGCAATCCTCGCAATGCTTCAATATTGTCGTAAATGGGCATCGGACCGCAGCCTATAGCTAACGTCAAATGAAGGATTTTTTTCTCCGCAAAAGAACTCATAGCTAACTCTTCACCACTATGTAATTCTACTATTAAACATTCATTACTACATAAGTATTCGGCAAAGTCGTGCACTATGTCATGCATTTTGCATAGAAATAATTCACCATCATATCCTCTTCCAAATTCCTGAAAGAATGAACGGCTAGCTAAGACATTGAAATACTCTTCACCAATTTCCTCCatctctttatttcttttattgttaagGAAACCTTGAGCCATCCATAGTTCAATTAACTTATCTTTCTTTAGTATAACGTCTTTTGGAAAGACGGCACAATAAGTGAAACATTGTTTTACCTTAGAGGGTAATTCATTGTAACTCAACAATAGAGGGgctaaaagatttttctcaaCCTGTTCTATCTCCCATATCTCACTCTTTAAGATATTTTGCCATTCTTTTTCAGTGTTTTTAGACCGCAAGAGACTAGCAATTGTCTTTGTAGCTAAAGGTAAGCCCTTGCACTTTCTTGTAATTTCTCGaccaattttttctaaattctcACGTTCCTCCATGGACTTACCAACAAATGCTAACGACTCAAACACCAACCAGCATTCCATTCCAGACAACACATTGACAGATATGATGTTAGTTGATCCCATAATACGGGCAACTGCCTCTTTACGTGtggtaattaaaattttacttccaTAGAGACAATTCTTTAAGCAGTTGTTGAATTGCTCCCATTTATGGAAATTTTCATTCCACACGTCGTCTAAAACAAGAAGAAGTTTCTTCCCGGCTACATGTTTTTGAATATGTTGCATGAGAGATTGAAACTCAACAAAATTAGGGAGACAACCTGTTAGAGCCTCAATGATTGCTCTAGCGATTCTGAACTCATCAAAAGGATCTGACACGCAGACCcatattcttttttcaaaattcttttcaacATCACCGTTGTTGTAGGCAAATTGAGCAAGAGTTGTTTTGCCTATGCCCCCCATCCCAACAAGTGAGATGATATGGGGCCCCTTTTGTTCTATACTATTCTCACATATTAACCTATCAACCAGTTCGTTCTTCTCATCTTTTCTACCAAATATTTCGGACTCATCAATTGAGGAGACACTTGGTATTCGCTCACCTGCTCTCTCATTACTCTTAATAACATTCACAGCAAAACCAAACTGGTCTTTCTGTTTGGCAATATCATCAAGACtttcattgatttctttgagCTTGAGAGCAATGTCACGACGTAGAAAAAGTCGTTTGCAACCAAAGCAAGAGGCAGCAGGAAAGAAGGAACATACCTTCTTGTTAGGATCGAGAGCAGCATTCTCATGATCATCCACTCCATCGATTTTCAGTTTGAGCCTTGCAGTGCTCCACTCCTCCAACACATCTTCCATGTTGTAAGATACGTCTCTGAGTTGATCGAGCCAGAGTCTGACACTTTCCTCCTTTACTTGCCTTTTCTCTACATCATGGAGCACAGCTTGAATGGCTTGGAGATTCCTGCTCAGCTTCTTCACTTCCTTTCCGACACCGGTTACCAGCCTCACCTGTTCCTTTGTCTCTTCAGCAGCCATGGTAGTCAGCTGCTGCAAGAGAGGGGAAATGATCGCATCAACCATGgtgaaagaggaaaaagagagagaagagttgTAGCAACAGTAATTAATGCTGAAAGAAATGAAGGAGCTAAAAATGTGGTGAAAATGCAGCCGTGGTCTTTCAATTCTTATAGTACTGCAAGCAAAATTccaatttagaaatatttcatttcagcCCTTGTGAAAGAAGctactgttattattattactattttttttaataacggCAAAGAGTGAAAATGATATACACTTGTGGACAcgaaataatatattgttagGTCCTACATCGGCGATTCACGCGGTATgtgaacttttttttaaaaaaaatcaatttgtgaTAAAAGTGTCAcagatataaaaaaatgaaaatggaaagTCAAAATTGTAATGcagaaaaaagacaaaacctttttttcttcacGGCATATAAATATGTTACAGGTAATGGAATTTATAAATGATAGAAGAAAGAGGGGTTGAACGTGTGAACACTTCATTGCAAAACTACCTTACAATTGCAGCGTGAGAacactttattttcctttggacaaagcacaataataactTACAATTGCAACGTGTGAACACTTCATTGCATGAAGATTCCTGGAAGTAGCCGGCagttcaaattaatatttttcttttggagaaaaccaacaataattttattattgttgttgttgtcattgttatcaattgattaattataaccattatttatttattcattaattattttaattatcatcgtcatcatcatcaaatgacaataattaacaaaggattttttgataaattattaatgatattacttttactattattattattattaatcattttgcaataataatagtcattattataattaactaagGGCAATTTAGTAAGTTGAAACAATTCAGCTTATTCTGATTCCTCGATtctaagataaaataaacacatcaatgggATTTCAACCCATTCCCATTCCAATTCTTACAgttcaagtaaacaacttattctaaTTCTCATTCTTTATTCTCATTACAacccataaatattttataattcatataCAACATATATAATATGGTATATGAACTTGACAAAAGTTGTTGTATAggtataatatattatctctCTTTTCAACAATTGAACAAGTTGttacataatatatattatcgTGTCAGCAGATAATAACATTCACGCGGTATATGAAACTGATTTGTTGGGCTTTTAGACTCGAATTCAAACGCTTTGCTCTGCCCTGCCCTTGGGTAACTCCCCtgatcaaaaaataatattttttaaaaaattctcaataACTAAAAGCCCAACAAACCAGTTTGACatgacatatttaaaaaaaaaaaggatagaGCAACACAGTAATTTTTGTTATGACGACTTTGTTGTAATTGAAACATTATTCGGAAATTATTAGCAATGAGAAAGCGCAATTAGACTAaacaatttgatcattaaCTCTCTATGCATAAtcgattcatttaattaatcaatttgaatatatatatttgttagtGTCGAACTTATGGATAACAGTTCATGACGTGAACTGTTTTCAATAAAGGCCTGGATATAGTGGAAGCACTATAAGGTAGAACATTCCTTTATAATCATacgattaaaattataattaatttttcactaTTTATTACTTAGTGTGTGTGGTTAAGATTCATACTCCACTATAAATCAACTCCAAATAATCAAGGAAGAAAGACGTGGCATGATTATGATTTCTTCCTTTATTGCAGTCCCGAGATCCCACTCTTCCAGTTCTTCCATAACCCAAAATTCCAGCAGTTTCAATTTGGGAAATGCAATAACTGAGGAGCCATCCGTATCACTTTCTACTCCCAGAAATTCATTACCCACTCTTTTCACgctgttcattccttcaataTGAAGAGATTCAAGGGATGGCAATTTTCCCAAAGGAGGCAAATGCTCGCAATTTCTCGACCAGCTGAGAGATAAATCCCTTAAGTTGGTTAATGACATGAACCAATTTATGGGGACAACATTCCTCCTCCCTCTGTAATTATAAATCTCTAACCTCTTTAAATTAGGAGGCggtcccaaggcttcaagaagCCGTTCATCTTCATCCTCCTCAATCTCCCTCCTCCCAGCTTGATCAAAATAAAGTCCCAACTCAACgagatatttctttttctcaagttcagCCCTTCTAGCCTCCCCCGCATCTGACACACCACCCAGCCCGCGTATACTACATTCTCGAAGCAGGTTAAGCTTTTTAAGAGACCCAAGGCTACATGCTCTGTCATACCCTCCGCCCACAACAAACTTTCCCACTATCCGAAGCCTGATTAATTCCCCAATCCCTACCGGCAAGTATCTTAAACAACCAGTGCCATCATTGTCTAAATACATCAGCTTTCTTAACTTCCCAATCCCTCGAGGTAATTCTCTAAGATTATAACAACCACTAACATTTAAACGTTCTAAATTATACAACTCACACAACGTCTCGGGTAATTTTTCTATCTTCTTTTGACCGCACAAACTAAGGTATTTCAGATGTatcaatttttctatattttttggaattttttggATGAAATCAAAACACAAGCTATGCGCCTCTAATGTTAATGCCCTTAAACAAGttagtttatcaaataattgaggtAAAACTTTGCTAGACCATGAATAATCACCACCTTCAACCAAGAGGCTACGCAATCGTCTCATTCTCTTAACATTATTCCAAATGGCTATCGGGACTGAAGTCCCCCAGTCTATAGTTAACATTAAATGAAGAACTTTTTTCTGCTCAAAGGAACTCATAATTGACTCTTCACCACCAGGATTTTTCACTGTTAAACATTCATTCCTGCATATAAATTGGGCAAGGTCGTGCACTAAATCGTGCATTTTGCACTTATAGACTTTACCATCAACATCTGTTTCGAACTCTTGAAAAAATGAACTACTAGCTAAAATGTTGAAATACTCTTCACCTATGTCCTGCatctctttgttttctttctcattAAGATAACCTTGAGCCATCCATAGTTTAATTAACTTATACTTCATTATTTCGAAATCTTTCGGAAAAACAGCACAATATGAGAAACAATGTTTTACCTTAGAGGGCAATTCATTGTAACTCAACAACAGAGGGGCCAATAGACCTCTCTCAACCACTTCGTGATCCCATATCTcactctttaaaatattttgccatTCTTCTTCAGTGTTTTTAGACCTTAAAAGACTACCAATGGTCTTTACAGCTAAAGGTAAGCCCTTGCATTTTCCTACAATTTCTcgaccaattttttttaaattctcacATCCCTCCATGGACTTGCCGAAAAATGCTATTGACTCAAATATTGACCAGCATTCCTTTTCAAACAAAACAGCAATTGGGATAATGTCAGTTGATTTCATAATATGGGCAGTTGTTTCATCACGTgtagtaattaaaattttacttccgTGGAGACCATTCTTTAAACAATTATAGAATGGTTCCCATTTGGAGTAATCTTTATTCCACACGTCGTCTaagacaagaagaaatttcttGCGTACAACACATTCTTGAATATGTTGCATGAGAGATTCAAACTCTACAAG contains:
- the LOC127902137 gene encoding putative disease resistance protein RGA4 isoform X1; amino-acid sequence: MVDAILSPLLEQLTSMAVDEAKEQVRLETGVGKEAEKLTRKLRTIQTVLHDAEKRQIKEETVRLWLDQLRDACYDMEDVLGEWNTARLKLQIDGVDDHENDALVPKKKQLTTMAAEETKEQVRLVTGVGKEVKKLSRNLQAIQAVLHDVEKRQVKEESVRLWLDQLRDVSYNMEDVLEEWSTARLKLKIDGVDDHENAALDPNKKVCSFFPAASCFGCKRLFLRRDIALKLKEINESLDDIAKQKDQFGFAVNVIKSNERAGERIPSVSSIDESEIFGRKDEKNELVDRLICENSIEQKGPHIISLVGMGGIGKTTLAQFAYNNGDVEKNFEKRIWVCVSDPFDEFRIARAIIEALTGCLPNFVEFQSLMQHIQKHVAGKKLLLVLDDVWNENFHKWEQFNNCLKNCLYGSKILITTRKEAVARIMGSTNIISVNVLSGMECWLVFESLAFVGKSMEERENLEKIGREITRKCKGLPLATKTIASLLRSKNTEKEWQNILKSEIWEIEQVEKNLLAPLLLSYNELPSKVKQCFTYCAVFPKDVILKKDKLIELWMAQGFLNNKRNKEMEEIGEEYFNVLASRSFFQEFGRGYDGELFLCKMHDIVHDFAEYLCSNECLIVELHSGEELAMSSFAEKKILHLTLAIGCGPMPIYDNIEALRGLRSLLLESTKHSSVILPQLFDKLTCLRALKLEVHNERLPEDFIKEVPTNIEKLLHLKYLNLANQMEIERLPETLCELYNLEHLNVNCCVKLRELPQGIGRLRKLMYLDNECTVSLRYLPVGIGKLIRLRRVKEFVVGGGYGRACSLGSLKKLNLLRDCRIRGLGDVSDVDEARRAELEKKKNLFELKLHFDQAGRRENEEDEDERLLEALGPPPNLKELWINKYRGKRNVVPKNWIMSLTNLRFLGLHEWRNCEHLPPLGKLPSLESLYIAGMKSVKRVGNEFLGVESDMDGSSVIAFAKLKKLTFYIMEELEEWDLGTAIKGEIIIMPRLSSLTIWSCRKLKALPDHLLQKSTLQKLEIWGGCHILQERYREETGEDWPNIRHIPKISIA
- the LOC127902137 gene encoding putative disease resistance protein RGA4 isoform X2, which gives rise to MVDAILSPLLEQLTSMAVDEAKEQVRLETGVGKEAEKLTRKLRTIQTVLHDAEKRQIKEETVRLWLDQLRDACYDMEDVLGEWNTARLKLQIDGVDDHENDALVPKKKLTTMAAEETKEQVRLVTGVGKEVKKLSRNLQAIQAVLHDVEKRQVKEESVRLWLDQLRDVSYNMEDVLEEWSTARLKLKIDGVDDHENAALDPNKKVCSFFPAASCFGCKRLFLRRDIALKLKEINESLDDIAKQKDQFGFAVNVIKSNERAGERIPSVSSIDESEIFGRKDEKNELVDRLICENSIEQKGPHIISLVGMGGIGKTTLAQFAYNNGDVEKNFEKRIWVCVSDPFDEFRIARAIIEALTGCLPNFVEFQSLMQHIQKHVAGKKLLLVLDDVWNENFHKWEQFNNCLKNCLYGSKILITTRKEAVARIMGSTNIISVNVLSGMECWLVFESLAFVGKSMEERENLEKIGREITRKCKGLPLATKTIASLLRSKNTEKEWQNILKSEIWEIEQVEKNLLAPLLLSYNELPSKVKQCFTYCAVFPKDVILKKDKLIELWMAQGFLNNKRNKEMEEIGEEYFNVLASRSFFQEFGRGYDGELFLCKMHDIVHDFAEYLCSNECLIVELHSGEELAMSSFAEKKILHLTLAIGCGPMPIYDNIEALRGLRSLLLESTKHSSVILPQLFDKLTCLRALKLEVHNERLPEDFIKEVPTNIEKLLHLKYLNLANQMEIERLPETLCELYNLEHLNVNCCVKLRELPQGIGRLRKLMYLDNECTVSLRYLPVGIGKLIRLRRVKEFVVGGGYGRACSLGSLKKLNLLRDCRIRGLGDVSDVDEARRAELEKKKNLFELKLHFDQAGRRENEEDEDERLLEALGPPPNLKELWINKYRGKRNVVPKNWIMSLTNLRFLGLHEWRNCEHLPPLGKLPSLESLYIAGMKSVKRVGNEFLGVESDMDGSSVIAFAKLKKLTFYIMEELEEWDLGTAIKGEIIIMPRLSSLTIWSCRKLKALPDHLLQKSTLQKLEIWGGCHILQERYREETGEDWPNIRHIPKISIA